A single window of Crassostrea angulata isolate pt1a10 chromosome 8, ASM2561291v2, whole genome shotgun sequence DNA harbors:
- the LOC128158543 gene encoding macrophage mannose receptor 1-like, with translation MYFYHVFVFSYMALTHAHVTNTEFTRIENGILDDLYVHSQQTVLLNSLALCSAHCFQSVGCKSYTWKNATSSCVLLSTDIKRNFVGPSLPQDIAVYTKYYRLCSEFEYEQINGTSGYCFKYYAVRKTYSEAQNTCQNDGGHLVRISTSTKHGDIKAFMNKKSKYGMFVDGTDLTNGTWRLSDGRSMFLNWRLGEPSGDEHCVMMCDDGTNNDIPCDSTMYFLCERQLNI, from the exons ATgtatttttatcatgttttcg TTTTCAGCTATATGGCACTCACACATGCCCATGTTACCAATACAGAATTCACACGGATTGAAAATGGAATATTAGACGACCTCTATGTTCATTCACAGCAAACCGTTTTGCTGAATAGCTTGGCATTATGCTCAGCTCATTGTTTTCAAAGCGTCGGTTGTAAGTCATATACGTGGAAGAATGCCACATCCAGCTGCGTGTTGTTGTCAACGGATATCAAAAGAAACTTTGTGGGTCCTTCTCTTCCTCAAGACATTGCAGTGTACACTAAAT ATTATCGCCTCTGCTCTGAGTTTGAATACGAACAAATCAATGGTACTAGTGgatattgtttcaaatattATGCGGTAAGAAAAACATACTCTGAAGCACAAAACACATGTCAAAACGACGGAGGACACCTTGTAAGAATATCAACATCGACCAAACATGGAGACATTAAAGCGTTCATGAATAAGAAATCAA AATATGGGATGTTCGTTGACGGTACTGATCTTACTAACGGAACATGGCGTCTTTCTGATGGGAGATCAATGTTTCTGAATTGGCGGCTGGGTGAGCCATCCGGTGACGAGCACTGTGTCATGATGTGTGATGATGGAACAAACAACGATATACCGTGTGATTCGACGATGTACTTTCTTTGTGAAAGACAGCTCAACATATAA